A window from Drosophila yakuba strain Tai18E2 chromosome 3L, Prin_Dyak_Tai18E2_2.1, whole genome shotgun sequence encodes these proteins:
- the LOC6533423 gene encoding longitudinals lacking protein, isoforms J/P/Q/S/Z isoform X4, with protein sequence MSVQQFCLRWNNHQPNFISVCSSLLHNGTLVDVTLAAEGRQLQAHKIVLSACSSYFQALFTTNPCQHPIVILKDVQYDDLKTMVDFMYYGEVNVSQEQLPHILKTAEMLKIKGLAEMPTDPANLTKSDSKSSTDGTELVGGAGVGTGAGNSAGSLGAASGSSVGDSLWSSSEAQQFQQQQQAQQQAQQQHHHHQQQQQLQQQQQQAQQQQQQQQHHHHHHQQQQGGQAQAAQTHHHQMRRTPSPLSAGTSPATRRKRLRKSSNNGSGDRNNAEEQHNSSLDAGSGAGNAGLSLAQMNQMTFGAGGGLAGHSLHAAKLLKESASAELDQQPQDSDLDDGHGHLHMQIKPEVDIGGVNQTMPLDISGGTTPSEHDAPNSQSSHSGLQWTVVDSNYPRFSLPACQSNLLGNGGGSGGGAGSQSSGANSAGGVNSDQRQQHEAQQQATQQQQHLQQLHYQQQQQQEQASASGQAYSSQIITVNNLVGSYATAAQNLSPTSPNESNMVQSVYSQGPTPTQSPVHAGVGGASAAGGGAGNASAGNGGATGAANQVVKRKRSVNPQGDENFIRALEAVRTGGIGFCKAARLYGVNNRTLWLEYKKRGYPVSRPSIKARVVKQEPNLSPSPTPSTNQGDDNTNETLGMQIPPQAETPTPSLMCTPHHAGLGSGAGSLPAGGNSHPAIGVMSLFDPRYMDSPSNVHSMTRQRYIEATGGGAGAGTGAGTGTINVNPTTAMNLQSINFNSI encoded by the exons ATGTCCGTGCAGCAGTTCTGCCTGCGGTGGAACAACCACCAGCCAAACTTCATCTCCGTGTGCTCCTCGCTGCTGCACAATGGCACCCTGGTGGACGTCACCCTGGCAGCCGAGGGTCGGCAGCTGCAGGCCCACAAAATCGTGCTGTCCGCCTGCAGTTCGTACTTTCAG GCTTTGTTCACAACAAATCCGTGCCAACATCCCATTGTCATCCTGAAGGACGTGCAGTACGATGACCTAAAGACCATGGTGGATTTCATGTACTACGGCGAGGTCAATGTGTcgcaggagcagctgccgcACATCCTCAAGACCGCCGAGATGCTGAAGATCAAAGGTCTAGCGGAGATGCCAACGGATCCGGCCAATCTTACCAAGTCAGACAGCAAGTCCTCGACCGACGGCACCGAATTGGTGGGCGGCGCAGGAGTGGGCACTGGAGCGGGCAACTCGGCTGGAAGCCTTGGGGCTGCCAGTGGAAGCAGCGTGGGGGACTCCCTGTGGAGCAGCAGCGAGGCCCAGCAgttccagcagcaacagcaggccCAGCAAcaggcacagcagcagcaccatcaccaccagcagcagcagcagttgcagcagcaacagcaacaggcccagcagcagcaacaacagcagcagcatcatcaccaccaccatcagcaacagcagggcGGACAGGCGCAGGCGGCGCAGACGCATCACCACCAGATGCGACGTACGCCATCACCTTTGAGCGCTGGAACATCGCCGGCCACCAGGCGCAAGCGCTTGCGCAAATCCTCGAATAACG GCTCAGGCGATCGCAACAATGCGGAAGAGCAGCACAACAGCTCCCTGGACGCAGGCAGTGGTGCGGGCAACGCCGGTCTCAGTCTCGCCCAGATGAACCAGATGACATTTGGTGCGGGCGGCGGTTTGGCCGGCCACTCATTGCACGCGGCCAAGCTGCTCAAGGAGTCGGCCAGCGCTGAGCTGGACCAGCAGCCGCAGGACTCGGATCTGGACGATGGACACGGACACTTACACATGCAAATT AAGCCCGAAGTGGACATTGGTGGAGTGAACCAAACGATGCCCTTGGATATCTCCGGCGGCACTACACCATCGGAGCACGACGCACCGAACTCCCAGTCCTCGCACTCGG GTCTGCAATGGACAGTTGTCGATTCCAACTATCCGCGCTTCTCCCTGCCCGCCTGCCAGTCCAACTTGCTGGGCAACGGCGGTGGCAGCGGTGGTGGTGCCGGTAGCCAGAGCAGTGGTGCGAATAGCGCCGGCGGCGTCAATAGCgatcagcggcagcagcatgAAGCACAACAGCAGGCcacccaacagcagcagcacctgcagcagctgcactaccagcagcagcaacagcaggagcaggcCTCCGCCTCCGGACAGGCCTACTCGTCGCAGATCATTACCGTGAACAACCTAGTCGGTAGCTATGCGACGGCGGCCCAAAACCTTTCGCCCACCTCACCCAATGAATCAAACATGGTGCAATCGGTCTACAGTCAGGGACCCACGCCGACCCAGTCCCCCGTGCACGCGGGAGTTGGTGGAGCCAGTGCTGCTGGCGGAGGAGCGGGCAATGCCAGTGCTGGAAACGGTGGAGCCACTGGAGCGGCCAACCAGGTGGTGAAGCGCAAGAGATCAGTAAATCCGCAGGGAGACGAGAACTTTATCCGAGCCCTGGAGGCGGTACGCACGGGAGGTATCGGATTCTGCAAGGCAGCACGACTTTACGGAGTGAACAACAGGACACTGTGGCTGGAATACAAAAAGCGGGGCTATCCCGTGTCACGGCCCAGCATTAAAGCGCGCGTCGTTAAACAGGAGCCGAATCTGTCACCGTCGCCCACGCCCTCAACCAATCAGGGTGATGACAACACCAACGAAACGCTCGGCATGCAGATACCACCACAGGCGGAGACCCCGACGCCTTCGCTCATGTGCACCCCGCACCACGCTGGCCTGGGAAGCGGAGCTGGAAGTCTGCCGGCCGGAGGAAACTCGCACCCAGCGATCGGGGTGATGAGCCTGTTCGATCCGCGTTACATGGATTCGCCTAGCAATGTCCACTCGATGACGCGACAGCGGTATATCGAAGCCACCGGCGGCGGAGCAGGTGCGGGAACGGGTGCAGGCACCGGCACCATCAACGTTAATCCGACCACCGCCATGAATCTACAGAGTATTAACTTCAACTCAATATAG
- the LOC6533423 gene encoding longitudinals lacking protein, isoforms J/P/Q/S/Z isoform X3, translating into MSVQQFCLRWNNHQPNFISVCSSLLHNGTLVDVTLAAEGRQLQAHKIVLSACSSYFQALFTTNPCQHPIVILKDVQYDDLKTMVDFMYYGEVNVSQEQLPHILKTAEMLKIKGLAEMPTDPANLTKSDSKSSTDGTELVGGAGVGTGAGNSAGSLGAASGSSVGDSLWSSSEAQQFQQQQQAQQQAQQQHHHHQQQQQLQQQQQQAQQQQQQQQHHHHHHQQQQGGQAQAAQTHHHQMRRTPSPLSAGTSPATRRKRLRKSSNNGSGDRNNAEEQHNSSLDAGSGAGNAGLSLAQMNQMTFGAGGGLAGHSLHAAKLLKESASAELDQQPQDSDLDDGHGHLHMQIVMKLKPEVDIGGVNQTMPLDISGGTTPSEHDAPNSQSSHSGLQWTVVDSNYPRFSLPACQSNLLGNGGGSGGGAGSQSSGANSAGGVNSDQRQQHEAQQQATQQQQHLQQLHYQQQQQQEQASASGQAYSSQIITVNNLVGSYATAAQNLSPTSPNESNMVQSVYSQGPTPTQSPVHAGVGGASAAGGGAGNASAGNGGATGAANQVVKRKRSVNPQGDENFIRALEAVRTGGIGFCKAARLYGVNNRTLWLEYKKRGYPVSRPSIKARVVKQEPNLSPSPTPSTNQGDDNTNETLGMQIPPQAETPTPSLMCTPHHAGLGSGAGSLPAGGNSHPAIGVMSLFDPRYMDSPSNVHSMTRQRYIEATGGGAGAGTGAGTGTINVNPTTAMNLQSINFNSI; encoded by the exons ATGTCCGTGCAGCAGTTCTGCCTGCGGTGGAACAACCACCAGCCAAACTTCATCTCCGTGTGCTCCTCGCTGCTGCACAATGGCACCCTGGTGGACGTCACCCTGGCAGCCGAGGGTCGGCAGCTGCAGGCCCACAAAATCGTGCTGTCCGCCTGCAGTTCGTACTTTCAG GCTTTGTTCACAACAAATCCGTGCCAACATCCCATTGTCATCCTGAAGGACGTGCAGTACGATGACCTAAAGACCATGGTGGATTTCATGTACTACGGCGAGGTCAATGTGTcgcaggagcagctgccgcACATCCTCAAGACCGCCGAGATGCTGAAGATCAAAGGTCTAGCGGAGATGCCAACGGATCCGGCCAATCTTACCAAGTCAGACAGCAAGTCCTCGACCGACGGCACCGAATTGGTGGGCGGCGCAGGAGTGGGCACTGGAGCGGGCAACTCGGCTGGAAGCCTTGGGGCTGCCAGTGGAAGCAGCGTGGGGGACTCCCTGTGGAGCAGCAGCGAGGCCCAGCAgttccagcagcaacagcaggccCAGCAAcaggcacagcagcagcaccatcaccaccagcagcagcagcagttgcagcagcaacagcaacaggcccagcagcagcaacaacagcagcagcatcatcaccaccaccatcagcaacagcagggcGGACAGGCGCAGGCGGCGCAGACGCATCACCACCAGATGCGACGTACGCCATCACCTTTGAGCGCTGGAACATCGCCGGCCACCAGGCGCAAGCGCTTGCGCAAATCCTCGAATAACG GCTCAGGCGATCGCAACAATGCGGAAGAGCAGCACAACAGCTCCCTGGACGCAGGCAGTGGTGCGGGCAACGCCGGTCTCAGTCTCGCCCAGATGAACCAGATGACATTTGGTGCGGGCGGCGGTTTGGCCGGCCACTCATTGCACGCGGCCAAGCTGCTCAAGGAGTCGGCCAGCGCTGAGCTGGACCAGCAGCCGCAGGACTCGGATCTGGACGATGGACACGGACACTTACACATGCAAATTGTAATGAAATTG AAGCCCGAAGTGGACATTGGTGGAGTGAACCAAACGATGCCCTTGGATATCTCCGGCGGCACTACACCATCGGAGCACGACGCACCGAACTCCCAGTCCTCGCACTCGG GTCTGCAATGGACAGTTGTCGATTCCAACTATCCGCGCTTCTCCCTGCCCGCCTGCCAGTCCAACTTGCTGGGCAACGGCGGTGGCAGCGGTGGTGGTGCCGGTAGCCAGAGCAGTGGTGCGAATAGCGCCGGCGGCGTCAATAGCgatcagcggcagcagcatgAAGCACAACAGCAGGCcacccaacagcagcagcacctgcagcagctgcactaccagcagcagcaacagcaggagcaggcCTCCGCCTCCGGACAGGCCTACTCGTCGCAGATCATTACCGTGAACAACCTAGTCGGTAGCTATGCGACGGCGGCCCAAAACCTTTCGCCCACCTCACCCAATGAATCAAACATGGTGCAATCGGTCTACAGTCAGGGACCCACGCCGACCCAGTCCCCCGTGCACGCGGGAGTTGGTGGAGCCAGTGCTGCTGGCGGAGGAGCGGGCAATGCCAGTGCTGGAAACGGTGGAGCCACTGGAGCGGCCAACCAGGTGGTGAAGCGCAAGAGATCAGTAAATCCGCAGGGAGACGAGAACTTTATCCGAGCCCTGGAGGCGGTACGCACGGGAGGTATCGGATTCTGCAAGGCAGCACGACTTTACGGAGTGAACAACAGGACACTGTGGCTGGAATACAAAAAGCGGGGCTATCCCGTGTCACGGCCCAGCATTAAAGCGCGCGTCGTTAAACAGGAGCCGAATCTGTCACCGTCGCCCACGCCCTCAACCAATCAGGGTGATGACAACACCAACGAAACGCTCGGCATGCAGATACCACCACAGGCGGAGACCCCGACGCCTTCGCTCATGTGCACCCCGCACCACGCTGGCCTGGGAAGCGGAGCTGGAAGTCTGCCGGCCGGAGGAAACTCGCACCCAGCGATCGGGGTGATGAGCCTGTTCGATCCGCGTTACATGGATTCGCCTAGCAATGTCCACTCGATGACGCGACAGCGGTATATCGAAGCCACCGGCGGCGGAGCAGGTGCGGGAACGGGTGCAGGCACCGGCACCATCAACGTTAATCCGACCACCGCCATGAATCTACAGAGTATTAACTTCAACTCAATATAG
- the LOC6533424 gene encoding ubiquitin carboxyl-terminal hydrolase 5 — MEELRKHLSKVNVPCASGAGSPPIYKDECVYSYDNPETPTGLYVCLHSFLGFGEAYVREYADKTGNRVFLHIQRVKTPKEGADTEAECDPESEAGPERKITRLAIGVEGGYNESDMAKKYEIKDTYSIVVAPQLDKKLPYPDPELPMRVTQAVEAILAADSAIAKLEKATLMGTWDGEVRQASKYAENLQQLDNGKKIPPSGWQCEKCDLTNNLWLNLTDGSIMCGRKFFDGSGGNDHAVEHYRVTGFPLAVKLGTITADGKSDVFSYPEDDMVLDPHLERHLSHFGINMAAMKKSEKSMVELELDINQRIGEWSALTESESELQPLAGPGYTGMRNLGNSCYINSVMQVLFVIPDFQQRFVGTGAERYFSEFPSDPANDFNIQMAKLGTGLQSGKYSSIAENTLDTDHSTGISPAMFKNIVGKNHPDFSTKQQQDANDFYLHLLTLLDRNSRNQTNPADALKFLLEDRVECLASRKVKYKTREEYSFRLPVPLDKATNLDEVREFQEREKAARETGQRLLDRDIVRHKVPLQACLERFFGPELIEQFYSTAIDGKTNARKITRLATMPDCLMIHVGKFTLGDDWVPKKLDVSVDMPDELDLSNWRSTGGLQPGEEALPEPAAEEVKFTFDEAVMSELLTMGFPPEACKRACFHTKNSGLEAASNWLMEHIADEDISEPFVVPNNSIGDSAANQFVANPESLAMLMSMGFDERQAVAALKATDGNVERATDWIFSHADSIGVEEVAPASNSSAAAASSAPNKTDYRDGGGKYRLVAFISHMGTSAQVGHYVCHIRKKGEWVIFNDSKVAKSQNPPKDLGYLYLYMREQ; from the exons ATGGAGGAACTACGCAAGCATTTATCTAAGGTGAACGTGCCCTGCGCATCCGGGGCGGGCAGTCCTCCGATCTACAAGGACGAGTGCGTCTACTCCTACGACAATCCCGAGACGCCCACCGGCTTATACGTGTGCCTGCACagctttttgggttttggcgAGGCGTACGTGCGGGAGTACGCCGACAAGACCGGCAACCGGGTCTTCCTTCACATCCAGCGGGTGAAGACGCCCAAGGAGGGCGCCGATACAGAGGCTGAATGCGATCCAGAGTCGGAGGCTGGGCCGGAACGGAAGATCACCCGCCTGGCCATCGGTGTCGAGGGTGGCTATAACGAGTCGGACATGGCCAAGAAGTACGAGATCAAGGACACGTACAGCATCGTGGTGGCCCCCCAGCTGGACAAGAAGCTGCCCTATCCGGATCCGGAGCTGCCCATGCGTGTCACCCAGGCGGTGGAGGCGATCCTGGCCGCTGACTCGGCAATTGCCAAGCTGGAGAAGGCCACGCTGATGG GCACCTGGGATGGTGAAGTGCGTCAGGCCTCGAAGTACGCAGAGAACCTGCAGCAGCTGGACAATGGCAAGAAGATTCCGCCATCCGGCTGGCAGTGCGAGAAGTGTGATTTGACCAACAACCTCTGGCTTAATCTGACCGATGGCTCGATCATGTGCGGTCGCAAGTTCTTTGACGGCAGTGGAGGCAACGATCACGCCGTGGAGCACTACAGAGTGACGGGTTTCCCGCTGGCGGTGAAACTGGGCACCATCACCGCTGATGGCAAGTCGGATGTGTTCTCCTACCCGGAGGACGACATGGTACTTGATCCCCACCTAGAGCGCCATCTCTCCCACTTTGGCATCAACATGGCGGCGATGAAGAAGAGCGAGAAGTCGATGGTGGAGCTTGAGTTGGATATTAACCAGCGGATCGGCGAGTGGTCGGCACTTACAGAGAGCGAAAGTGAGCTGCAGCCTCTGGCTGGTCCTGGATACACTGGCATGCGCAATCTGGGCAACTCCTGCTACATCAACAGCGTGATGCAGGTGCTCTTCGTCATCCCAGACTTCCAGCAGCGGTTCGTGGGCACCGGAGCGGAACGCTATTTCAGCGAGTTCCCCAGCGACCCGGCCAATGACTTCAACATTCAAATGGCCAAGCTTGGAACCGGTCTGCAGTCGGGAAAGTACAGCAGTATTGCCGAGAACACTCTGGACACCGATCACAGCACCGGAATCTCGCCGGCCATGTTTAAGAACATTGTGGGCAAGAATCACCCAGATTTCAGCACCAAACAACAGCAGGATGCCAACGATTTCTATCTGCATTTGCTCACCCTGCTGGACAGGAATTCACGGAACCAAACTAATCCTGCAGATGCTCTAAAGTTTCTGCTGGAGGATCGCGTTGAGTGTCTCGCTAGCCGCAAGGTGAAGTACAAGACACGCGAGGAATACAGTTTCCGTCTGCCTGTTCCGTTGGATAAGGCCACCAATCTGGATGAGGTGCGGGAGTTTCAGGAGCGTGAGAAGGCGGCCCGCGAGACCGGACAACGGCTTCTGGATCGCGACATCGTGAGACACAAGGTTCCCCTACAGGCTTGTCTGGAAAGGTTCTTCGGCCCGGAGCTGATCGAGCAATTCTACTCCACTGCCATTGATGGCAAGACGAATGCCAGGAAAATCACGCGATTGGCCACCATGCCCGACTGCCTGATGATTCACGTAGGAAAGTTCACGCTGGGCGACGACTGGGTGCCCAAGAAACTGGACGTTTCCGTGGACATGCCCGATGAACTGGATCTGAGCAACTGGCGCTCCACTGGTGGCTTGCAGCCTGGTGAGGAGGCTCTTCCTGAGCCCGCCGCAGAGGAGGTGAAGTTTACATTTGACGAGGCGGTCATGTCCGAGCTGCTGACCATGGGCTTTCCACCAGAAGCCTGCAAGCGTGCCTGCTTCCACACGAAAAACAGCGGACTGGAGGCAGCTTCTAACTGGTTGATGGAGCACATCGCTGACGAGGATATCTCGGAGCCATTTGTGGTGCCGAACAACAGCATTGGAGACAGCGCAGCCAACCAGTTTGTGGCCAATCCCGAGAGCCTGGCCATGCTCATGAGCATGGGCTTCGACGAACGACAGGCTGTGGCTGCTCTGAAGGCGACCGATGGCAATGTGGAGCGTGCCACTGACTGGATATTCTCACACGCCGATTCCATTGGTGTTGAGGAAGTTGCCCCCGCATCGAATTCATCAGCTGCAGCGGCTTCCTCGGCGCCCAATAAGACCGACTACCGCGATGGAGGCGGCAAGTACCGTCTAGTGGCATTCATCTCACACATGGGCACCTCCGCCCAGGTGGGACACTACGTCTGTCACATTCGCAAGAAGGGTGAATGGGTGATCTTCAACGACAGCAAGGTGGCCAAGTCTCAGAACCCACCCAAGGACCTCGGCTATCTGTATCTCTACATGCGCGAGCAGTAG